Proteins encoded in a region of the Methylosinus trichosporium OB3b genome:
- a CDS encoding PAS domain S-box protein, with amino-acid sequence MDETCVRVSAPPEPQRRSADRAPRAKDGADIGRQSVERICRRLLEEMREGTVELDRNAVVLHCNRRFREMIGRPLARLIGGRLVDHVALPQRKRFAAFLAAGRAETREFEFARADGSLAPVSVALGPPTAGSAASRLAVITDLSQIKWMERSFAASDALREREKWLRLAVAAGRVGTFDADLVRGCSCFSATAHEILGLPAERAITLAEVEAMLLEDDRPGFYAELRAACTGADGGEWSHELRIRRADGALRWIALAGQFELRRSPRGLTPTRVLGTAIDVTERRETEESLRHSNERLRLALAAGAIGSWELDTGQETVDVDAKHREIFGLPAAEPILPDTVLDLIHPDDREEVRSAVHAALDPSGDGRYQAEYRIRRRADGAERWVSSRAQAFFDNPRAVRMIGVVSDVTEKKRTESELHEKARLAEQLAGVAASAPGLIASFRLAPDGKASLPYTSPNVEDVYGLSSEALREDAEIKFARVHPDDLGHVRASIAESARLMTVWRASYRYNHPRKGWVWIEAQSSPIREPDGSVLWNGYLQDVTERKRIEQALVDKEARLHATVEGAHDAIVTLDEQGAIRSMNSAAVRMFGYPEVDTIGRSIEALIPACLCGGRRSSLLSRVHEACAEEGAVCEAEGRRKDGAAFPVDLSVSKAAYHGRSLFIAFVRDLSERRRIEARMQKLHAERLSAVGELAAGLAHELNQPLSATTIYLRAARRLLQMPADQRPANVEDALDNAATQIMRAGQIICHLREFITRGEPDKTIQRLHELVAEANELVVVEAKQAGIGVVFQLNAPDDRILADRVQIKQVVVNLMRNAKDAMSSSQTRRMLVSTRAAGRSMIRVDVADTGSGLTEEARASLFEPFTTTKANGLGVGLTIARTIVEAHYGKIWAGPNRDGGATFSFTLPLGVETET; translated from the coding sequence GTGGATGAAACCTGCGTTCGCGTCTCAGCGCCGCCGGAGCCCCAACGCCGCTCTGCGGATCGCGCCCCACGCGCGAAGGATGGCGCCGACATCGGCCGGCAGAGCGTCGAGCGCATCTGTCGCCGCCTGCTCGAGGAGATGCGTGAGGGCACGGTCGAGCTGGACCGCAACGCGGTCGTCCTGCACTGCAATCGGCGGTTCCGGGAGATGATCGGACGGCCGCTGGCGCGGCTGATCGGCGGTCGGCTCGTCGACCATGTCGCATTGCCGCAGAGGAAGCGCTTCGCCGCCTTCCTCGCTGCCGGGCGCGCCGAGACGAGGGAGTTCGAATTCGCGCGCGCCGACGGTTCGCTGGCGCCGGTGAGCGTCGCGCTCGGGCCGCCGACGGCGGGCTCCGCCGCCTCGCGGCTCGCGGTGATCACCGATCTCTCGCAGATCAAATGGATGGAGCGCAGCTTCGCGGCCAGCGACGCTTTGCGCGAGCGCGAGAAATGGCTGCGTCTCGCCGTCGCCGCCGGTCGGGTCGGCACATTCGACGCCGATCTCGTTCGCGGCTGCAGCTGCTTCTCGGCGACGGCGCATGAGATTCTCGGCCTGCCGGCCGAGCGCGCGATCACGCTGGCCGAGGTCGAGGCCATGCTGCTCGAGGACGATCGGCCGGGCTTTTACGCCGAGCTTCGCGCCGCCTGCACGGGCGCCGATGGCGGCGAATGGAGCCATGAGCTGCGCATCCGGCGCGCCGACGGCGCGCTGCGCTGGATCGCGCTGGCGGGTCAGTTCGAGCTGCGGCGCAGCCCGCGCGGGCTGACCCCGACGCGTGTGCTCGGCACCGCGATCGACGTGACCGAGCGGCGCGAGACCGAGGAGTCGCTGCGCCACAGCAACGAGCGGCTGCGCCTCGCGCTGGCCGCCGGCGCCATCGGCAGCTGGGAGCTCGACACCGGCCAGGAGACCGTCGACGTCGACGCCAAGCATCGCGAGATTTTCGGGCTTCCGGCCGCGGAGCCGATCCTGCCGGACACGGTGCTCGACCTCATCCATCCCGACGATCGCGAGGAGGTGCGGAGCGCCGTGCACGCGGCTCTCGATCCTTCTGGCGACGGCCGCTATCAGGCCGAATATCGCATTCGCAGGCGCGCTGACGGCGCCGAGCGCTGGGTGTCGTCGCGCGCGCAGGCCTTCTTCGACAATCCTCGCGCCGTTCGGATGATCGGCGTCGTCAGCGACGTCACGGAAAAGAAGCGGACGGAGAGCGAGCTGCATGAGAAGGCGCGGCTCGCCGAGCAGCTCGCCGGCGTCGCCGCCTCGGCGCCCGGCCTCATCGCCTCCTTTCGTCTCGCTCCGGACGGCAAGGCGTCGCTGCCTTACACATCGCCCAATGTCGAGGACGTCTACGGCCTCTCCTCCGAGGCGCTGCGGGAGGACGCGGAGATCAAATTCGCGCGCGTGCATCCGGACGATCTCGGCCATGTGCGCGCCAGCATCGCCGAGTCTGCGCGTCTCATGACCGTCTGGCGCGCCAGCTATCGTTACAATCATCCGCGCAAGGGCTGGGTCTGGATCGAGGCGCAATCCTCGCCGATCCGCGAGCCGGACGGCTCGGTTCTGTGGAACGGATATCTGCAGGACGTCACCGAGCGCAAGCGCATCGAGCAGGCGCTGGTCGACAAGGAGGCGCGGCTCCACGCCACCGTCGAAGGCGCCCATGACGCCATCGTCACCCTCGACGAGCAGGGCGCGATCCGGTCGATGAACTCGGCGGCGGTGCGCATGTTCGGCTATCCCGAGGTCGACACGATCGGGCGCAGCATCGAGGCGCTCATTCCCGCCTGCCTTTGCGGAGGCCGCCGGTCGAGCCTGCTCTCGCGCGTTCACGAGGCTTGCGCGGAAGAAGGCGCGGTCTGCGAGGCGGAGGGGCGGCGCAAGGACGGCGCGGCGTTTCCGGTGGATCTATCGGTCAGCAAGGCCGCCTATCACGGCCGCAGCCTGTTCATCGCCTTCGTCCGCGATTTGAGCGAGCGTCGGCGGATCGAGGCGCGCATGCAGAAGCTGCATGCGGAGCGGCTGAGCGCCGTCGGCGAGCTCGCCGCCGGCCTCGCCCATGAGCTCAACCAGCCGCTTTCGGCGACGACGATCTATCTGAGGGCGGCGCGGCGCCTGCTGCAGATGCCGGCGGACCAGCGTCCCGCCAATGTCGAGGACGCGCTCGACAACGCCGCGACGCAGATCATGCGCGCCGGGCAGATCATCTGTCATTTGCGCGAGTTCATCACGCGCGGCGAGCCCGACAAGACGATCCAGAGGCTGCACGAGCTCGTCGCCGAGGCCAATGAGCTCGTGGTGGTGGAGGCCAAGCAGGCCGGCATAGGCGTCGTCTTCCAGCTGAACGCGCCCGACGACCGCATCCTGGCCGATCGGGTGCAGATCAAGCAGGTCGTCGTCAATCTGATGAGAAACGCCAAGGATGCGATGAGCTCGTCACAAACACGTAGAATGCTCGTCTCGACCCGGGCCGCTGGCCGGAGCATGATAAGGGTGGATGTCGCGGACACGGGCTCGGGACTCACCGAGGAGGCGCGGGCCAGCCTGTTCGAGCCTTTCACGACCACCAAGGCCAATGGCCTCGGAGTCGGCCTGACGATCGCGCGCACCATCGTCGAGGCGCATTACGGGAAGATTTGGGCGGGTCCCAACCGGGACGGAGGCGCGACCTTCAGCTTCACTCTGCCGCTCGGCGTGGAGACCGAGACGTGA
- a CDS encoding globin-coupled sensor protein, producing MTNASQQPMTMEQRLAFIDMTDEARAALRCLEPVLLRALGPALDAFYEKVRADSKLRAFFGDERQMASAKGAQQRHWAQIAKANFGPEYERMAQNVGRAHARIGLEPSLYINAYAVVVDRLIRAAIEESAPHSMFAGKNRNNRLAQSLTGLVKAVLVDMDLSISVYLETLSEQQRLADEKRAATEAAQRHAVDVMARALDALAHGDLQRRIDEALDGGFDKIKGDFNNAVDKLREAFADVGSSANVIQSSSAEVSRAADDLARRTETQAASLEETAAALEEITATVNKTADSTRHASEVFDATKAEAEKGGAIVREAVDAMRRIEHSTRDIGQIIGVIDEIAFQTNLLALNAGVEAARAGEAGRGFAVVASEVRALAQRSAEAAKEIKGLISASTAQVENGVVLVTRTGEALEQIVRQVGDVSQVVTEIAAGSKEQATGLSEVNRAVSQLDSMTQQNATMVEETTAASHSVSHEAEDLARLISRFKLDSSARDGRHAMAEPRRPSPPQQPARRRAAAAGGGRASSAGASEEEWRDF from the coding sequence ATGACCAATGCGTCGCAGCAGCCGATGACGATGGAGCAACGGCTCGCTTTTATCGACATGACCGATGAGGCCCGTGCGGCGCTGCGCTGCCTCGAGCCGGTTCTCTTGCGCGCGCTCGGTCCGGCGCTCGATGCTTTCTACGAGAAGGTCCGCGCCGACTCGAAGCTGCGCGCCTTCTTCGGCGACGAGCGTCAGATGGCCTCTGCGAAAGGCGCGCAGCAACGGCATTGGGCGCAGATCGCCAAAGCGAATTTCGGTCCCGAATATGAGCGCATGGCGCAGAATGTCGGCCGCGCGCATGCGCGCATCGGTCTCGAGCCGAGCCTCTACATCAACGCCTATGCGGTGGTCGTCGACCGGTTGATTCGCGCCGCGATCGAGGAAAGCGCGCCCCATTCGATGTTCGCGGGCAAGAACCGGAACAATCGGCTGGCGCAGAGCCTCACGGGGCTCGTCAAAGCGGTGTTGGTCGACATGGATCTGTCCATCTCTGTTTATCTCGAGACGCTGAGCGAGCAGCAGCGCCTCGCGGACGAGAAGCGCGCGGCGACCGAAGCGGCGCAGCGCCACGCCGTCGACGTGATGGCGCGGGCGCTCGACGCGCTCGCGCATGGCGATCTGCAGCGGCGGATCGACGAGGCGCTCGACGGCGGCTTCGACAAGATCAAAGGCGATTTCAACAACGCCGTCGACAAGCTGCGCGAGGCTTTCGCCGACGTCGGCAGTTCCGCCAATGTGATCCAGTCGTCGAGCGCCGAGGTTTCCCGCGCGGCGGACGATCTCGCGAGGCGCACGGAGACGCAGGCGGCGAGCCTCGAGGAGACAGCAGCGGCGCTCGAGGAGATCACGGCCACGGTGAACAAGACCGCCGACAGCACGCGCCATGCGAGCGAGGTGTTCGACGCGACCAAGGCCGAGGCCGAGAAGGGCGGCGCGATCGTGCGCGAGGCCGTCGACGCGATGCGCCGCATCGAGCATTCGACGCGCGACATCGGCCAGATCATCGGCGTCATCGACGAGATCGCCTTTCAGACCAATCTGCTCGCGCTCAACGCCGGCGTCGAGGCGGCGCGCGCGGGCGAAGCCGGCCGCGGCTTCGCGGTCGTCGCCTCCGAAGTGCGGGCGCTCGCCCAGCGCTCCGCCGAGGCCGCCAAGGAGATCAAAGGGCTGATCTCGGCGTCGACGGCGCAGGTGGAGAATGGCGTGGTGCTGGTGACCCGCACCGGCGAGGCGCTGGAGCAGATCGTGCGGCAGGTCGGCGATGTGAGCCAAGTGGTGACGGAGATCGCCGCCGGCTCGAAGGAGCAGGCGACGGGCTTGAGCGAGGTCAATCGCGCCGTGAGCCAGCTCGACAGCATGACGCAGCAGAACGCCACCATGGTCGAGGAGACCACGGCCGCGAGCCACAGCGTCTCGCACGAGGCCGAGGATCTCGCGCGGCTGATCTCGCGTTTCAAGCTCGATTCCAGCGCGCGCGACGGCCGGCACGCCATGGCCGAGCCGCGCCGCCCATCGCCGCCGCAGCAGCCGGCGCGCCGTCGGGCCGCGGCGGCCGGCGGCGGACGCGCGTCTTCGGCGGGCGCCAGCGAGGAGGAGTGGCGGGACTTCTGA